The proteins below come from a single Methanolobus chelungpuianus genomic window:
- a CDS encoding thioredoxin family protein, with amino-acid sequence MGNNMHKMTLHLLILTALVLAAGGCIGNEGSVTNTSSGNNESMLTVTSLRDINRALEDGPVLVEIGYDGCPACRAQKPIMEEIAAEYKGRASVMYIDTKKVGVLGFSVSYVPDSFVITGIEDQQYVYMRSDGQATTNREEARFIGLTRKAVLTQTLDYGLTERSGTSP; translated from the coding sequence ATGGGGAACAACATGCATAAAATGACCCTGCACCTCCTCATTCTTACTGCCCTGGTGCTGGCTGCCGGCGGGTGCATAGGAAATGAAGGAAGTGTCACCAACACATCATCCGGGAATAACGAGAGCATGCTAACCGTAACCAGCCTGCGCGATATAAACCGGGCTCTTGAGGACGGGCCTGTGCTTGTCGAGATAGGCTATGACGGATGCCCTGCATGCAGAGCCCAGAAACCTATTATGGAAGAGATCGCTGCAGAGTATAAGGGCCGGGCCAGCGTGATGTACATTGACACAAAAAAGGTAGGGGTTCTGGGATTCAGCGTGAGCTACGTACCGGACTCGTTCGTCATAACCGGCATCGAGGATCAGCAGTACGTGTACATGAGATCCGATGGTCAGGCGACCACGAACAGGGAAGAGGCGAGATTTATAGGGCTTACCAGAAAGGCAGTGCTTACGCAGACGCTTGACTATGGCCTGACAGAGCGCAGCGGAACAAGTCCCTGA
- a CDS encoding 2,5-diamino-6-(ribosylamino)-4(3H)-pyrimidinone 5'-phosphate reductase: protein MTERPFVFINSAMSADGKISTKERKQVRISGRKDFDRMDSLRASSDAIMVGIGTVLADDPSLTVKSQGRKLERKQAGLEENPARIVVDSKARTPLDADILIKGEGMRIVLVSRSAPADRIEKLREKATVVCAGDDEVDLAAAMGKLKAMGMKRLMVEGGATLNWGMLSAGLVDEIYTFIGNLVIGGRTAPTFVDGDGFPEKEILKLDLLGAERMDEGILCRWKVLPEP from the coding sequence ATGACGGAGAGACCTTTTGTATTCATCAACTCGGCAATGTCTGCTGACGGGAAGATATCCACCAAGGAGAGAAAACAGGTGAGGATATCCGGAAGGAAGGATTTTGACAGGATGGATTCACTTCGTGCCTCATCGGATGCCATTATGGTAGGTATCGGGACAGTACTGGCCGATGACCCGAGCCTTACTGTCAAATCCCAGGGCAGAAAGCTCGAGCGCAAACAGGCAGGACTGGAGGAGAACCCGGCCAGGATAGTGGTGGACAGCAAGGCAAGGACACCCCTTGACGCAGATATTCTCATCAAGGGCGAGGGTATGCGGATAGTACTCGTATCAAGATCCGCGCCTGCCGACAGGATTGAAAAGCTTCGGGAGAAAGCGACTGTTGTCTGCGCAGGCGATGATGAAGTAGACCTTGCTGCAGCGATGGGGAAACTGAAGGCAATGGGAATGAAGAGGCTCATGGTCGAAGGAGGGGCTACCCTCAACTGGGGAATGCTTTCTGCTGGCCTGGTTGATGAGATATATACGTTCATAGGGAATCTTGTTATAGGCGGCAGAACAGCCCCCACCTTTGTGGACGGTGACGGATTTCCCGAAAAGGAGATACTGAAACTCGACCTGCTGGGCGCCGAGAGGATGGATGAAGGAATTCTCTGCAGGTGGAAAGTACTGCCCGAACCCTAA
- a CDS encoding CBS domain-containing protein — MPKNVKVMDIMRTDVAYATLPGSRDEVHSLLKEKRVSGVPVLKDGKVVGIVSRANLLKNPEEEQLALLMTRNPITIEPHVDITVASKILLENNIRRLPVVEDEKLVGILSVADIIAVLAEMNIVEHVGQYLSPSSVPVWTDTPLNVVARIMELARTKAVPVIDSHLEVVGIITDRDIINASIIEDTVEMADMSNGADDDEWTWESMRDTMSIYYSVSRVKVPSVPAKEIMVKDLVKAAYISGVSECALKMKRNRIDQIPIVNANQRFLGLLRDRNLLKAVVNSD; from the coding sequence ATGCCAAAGAATGTAAAAGTTATGGATATAATGCGGACTGATGTTGCCTATGCAACCCTCCCTGGTTCCAGGGATGAAGTCCATAGTTTATTAAAAGAGAAAAGAGTATCAGGAGTGCCTGTCCTCAAGGACGGCAAGGTCGTGGGGATCGTCAGCAGAGCAAACCTGCTGAAAAACCCGGAAGAAGAGCAGCTTGCTCTGCTTATGACCCGCAACCCCATAACGATCGAACCCCATGTAGACATAACTGTTGCATCGAAGATCCTTCTGGAGAATAACATCAGAAGGCTTCCTGTTGTGGAAGACGAGAAACTTGTTGGCATATTGTCAGTTGCCGATATAATAGCGGTGCTTGCTGAGATGAATATCGTGGAGCACGTTGGCCAGTACCTGAGCCCTTCCTCAGTACCCGTCTGGACAGATACGCCCTTGAACGTTGTTGCAAGGATAATGGAGCTTGCAAGGACAAAAGCGGTCCCTGTGATTGACAGCCACCTTGAGGTAGTGGGCATTATCACAGACAGGGATATAATAAATGCAAGTATCATCGAGGACACAGTGGAGATGGCTGACATGTCCAATGGCGCAGATGATGACGAGTGGACCTGGGAATCCATGAGGGATACCATGAGTATCTATTACAGCGTATCCAGGGTGAAGGTCCCGTCAGTACCCGCGAAGGAAATCATGGTCAAGGACCTTGTAAAGGCGGCATATATCTCGGGTGTCAGTGAGTGTGCTCTTAAGATGAAGCGCAACAGGATCGACCAGATCCCCATAGTGAACGCCAACCAGAGGTTCCTGGGCCTGCTAAGGGACCGTAACCTCCTGAAAGCGGTTGTTAACAGTGACTGA
- a CDS encoding universal stress protein, which yields MKSDLYKKIFIATDGSEQNKKAVQHALEFAKMCGAKLYAGYVVDTAAFASIPMDAGWEMMYELLQKEANEITASVGEIAQKEGIPFEAVILEGHPGTEIVDFANKQDMDLIIMGTLGKRGLDHFLLGSVAENVIRNSRVPVLVVRGRSGKE from the coding sequence ATGAAAAGCGATCTCTATAAGAAGATTTTTATTGCAACCGACGGATCCGAACAGAACAAGAAGGCAGTCCAGCATGCACTGGAATTTGCCAAGATGTGCGGGGCTAAACTGTATGCAGGGTATGTTGTTGACACTGCTGCTTTTGCCTCCATACCCATGGATGCGGGATGGGAGATGATGTATGAACTCCTTCAAAAGGAAGCAAATGAGATAACAGCATCAGTGGGAGAAATTGCACAGAAGGAAGGCATTCCTTTTGAAGCCGTTATCCTTGAAGGACATCCGGGAACAGAGATCGTTGATTTTGCAAATAAACAGGATATGGACCTTATAATCATGGGAACTCTTGGAAAGAGGGGGCTCGATCATTTCTTACTTGGAAGCGTGGCTGAGAATGTCATTCGTAATTCCAGGGTGCCAGTGCTTGTTGTGCGCGGCAGGTCCGGCAAGGAGTAA
- a CDS encoding amidohydrolase family protein, whose translation MTTEKTVYGTIIYGPEMDIIQGCVVIRDGVIREVSEERNDSKNIIAPCFINAHTHIGDSVLKDPVLGECIDYCVKRDLNALVRPPDGLKHQVLNRTPYLELVKAMEHSIRDMLMTGTCAFADFREGGLQGVLALEEAAKGHDIECMKLGRPRNHDADTDVLLREIEQLLERSQGIGMSGANDVNMKVLEQIRASTKEKRKMFAIHAGENDRSDIEKALSLDPDLLIHLTKAQAGDLKEIADRQLPVVVCPRSNFITGAGKPPVQEMLKEGITVAVGTDNVMLNSVSMFPEMEILSKVFGLEDRQVFIMCTLMGAAVLGLKTSGSILEKNEAKIMILNGNSHNLAGARNPISTIVRRGRPDDILSMII comes from the coding sequence ATGACCACTGAAAAGACAGTATACGGAACCATTATATACGGTCCTGAAATGGACATCATTCAAGGTTGCGTGGTCATCAGGGACGGAGTCATCAGGGAAGTCTCGGAAGAGAGGAACGACTCAAAGAACATTATCGCACCGTGCTTTATCAATGCACATACCCACATAGGCGACTCAGTGCTCAAAGATCCCGTACTGGGAGAATGCATAGACTACTGCGTAAAAAGGGACCTGAATGCTCTTGTGCGCCCTCCTGACGGACTGAAACATCAGGTGCTTAACAGGACCCCTTACCTCGAGCTTGTGAAAGCAATGGAACATTCCATCCGGGACATGCTCATGACAGGAACCTGCGCTTTTGCAGATTTCAGGGAGGGAGGACTCCAGGGGGTCCTTGCGCTCGAGGAGGCTGCCAAGGGACATGATATAGAGTGCATGAAGCTTGGAAGGCCAAGAAACCATGATGCAGATACGGATGTGCTTCTCAGGGAGATAGAACAGCTGCTGGAAAGATCCCAGGGCATCGGGATGAGCGGAGCCAATGATGTGAATATGAAGGTGCTTGAGCAGATAAGAGCAAGTACAAAAGAGAAAAGGAAGATGTTCGCCATCCACGCCGGAGAGAACGATAGAAGCGACATCGAGAAAGCTCTCTCCCTGGACCCTGATCTGCTGATACATCTTACCAAAGCTCAGGCAGGTGACCTGAAGGAGATCGCTGACCGCCAGCTGCCTGTTGTTGTCTGTCCGCGATCCAATTTTATAACGGGAGCAGGAAAGCCACCGGTCCAGGAAATGCTCAAAGAGGGCATCACAGTGGCTGTGGGAACAGATAATGTCATGCTCAACTCGGTCAGCATGTTCCCGGAAATGGAGATATTGTCCAAGGTTTTCGGGCTGGAGGACAGACAAGTATTTATTATGTGTACGCTTATGGGTGCAGCAGTATTAGGACTTAAGACCTCCGGTTCTATCCTGGAAAAGAATGAAGCAAAAATAATGATCCTCAATGGAAATTCACATAACCTTGCAGGTGCAAGGAATCCTATAAGCACTATCGTCAGAAGAGGAAGACCTGATGATATCCTGTCCATGATAATATGA
- a CDS encoding DUF167 domain-containing protein: MSFEDAIKIASGGVIIDIEVTPGSRRTCIPGGYNPWRKRIEVKLSENAQKGKANEQLVEGFSSLFGVREADISIVTGLKNTKKSVLLMGVSREEAVSVMGRGLDKLA, from the coding sequence ATGTCCTTTGAGGATGCGATAAAGATAGCTTCAGGCGGTGTCATTATAGATATCGAAGTAACGCCTGGCTCAAGGAGGACATGTATTCCGGGAGGCTATAATCCCTGGAGGAAGAGGATCGAGGTGAAACTCTCGGAGAACGCCCAGAAGGGTAAGGCTAACGAGCAGCTGGTGGAGGGTTTTTCATCCCTGTTCGGTGTCCGGGAAGCAGATATCTCCATCGTCACAGGTCTGAAGAACACCAAAAAGTCTGTCCTGCTCATGGGCGTCAGCCGGGAAGAGGCTGTGTCTGTTATGGGCAGGGGTCTTGATAAGCTCGCCTGA
- a CDS encoding DUF356 domain-containing protein: MGIEVKSFAVIRGDNPDKVNVALHDLEHYGHMRFASKPKRIEPNFADNLLVSVAGVPLRAKCNSAALVELDNNAGAAISKLRKIHPPAHVVIVSPRHDVYAELMDKSELYPEFERTWEPHHHQDII; this comes from the coding sequence ATGGGGATTGAAGTAAAATCGTTTGCCGTTATCCGAGGCGATAATCCGGATAAAGTGAATGTTGCATTACACGACCTTGAACACTACGGGCACATGAGGTTTGCATCCAAGCCTAAAAGGATTGAGCCAAACTTTGCAGACAATCTGCTCGTTAGCGTCGCTGGCGTGCCCCTGAGGGCAAAATGTAACTCAGCAGCACTGGTTGAACTGGATAACAATGCAGGTGCAGCCATTAGTAAACTGAGAAAGATACACCCGCCTGCGCACGTTGTGATAGTTAGTCCAAGGCATGATGTATATGCGGAATTGATGGACAAGTCCGAGCTCTATCCTGAGTTTGAGAGAACGTGGGAACCGCACCACCATCAGGATATCATCTGA
- the proC gene encoding pyrroline-5-carboxylate reductase, which produces MSLAGKKIGFIGTGKMGSALIKGISGAGIVPCSGIYASDVFEASLRELRDSLGVNVTQDNREVVNKSDIIVLAVKPQILKSVLSSIKDDITGDKLMISIAAGVKLEAIENELSEGTHVVRVMPNIAATVAEAASAVAQGKYASAEDAEDVLNIFRSVGSAISVPENLMDAVTGLSGSGPAFIFPVIEAMADGGVYEGLDRNSALILAAQTVLGAAKMMLETNTHPGQLKDMVTSPGGTTIRGIYELEESGIRAAFMKAVIASSNRSKELGK; this is translated from the coding sequence ATGAGTCTGGCTGGTAAAAAGATAGGGTTCATCGGAACCGGAAAGATGGGAAGTGCGCTTATCAAGGGAATATCCGGTGCAGGGATCGTTCCGTGTTCAGGCATCTATGCCAGTGATGTGTTCGAGGCTTCATTGAGGGAACTTCGCGATAGTCTGGGTGTCAATGTGACACAGGATAACAGAGAAGTTGTGAATAAATCCGACATCATTGTCCTGGCTGTGAAACCACAGATACTGAAATCCGTACTCTCCTCTATTAAAGATGACATCACCGGGGACAAGCTGATGATCTCCATTGCTGCAGGCGTGAAGCTGGAAGCAATTGAGAACGAGCTCAGCGAAGGAACACATGTGGTCAGGGTAATGCCCAACATAGCTGCAACTGTTGCTGAAGCGGCCTCTGCGGTGGCACAGGGAAAGTACGCATCTGCTGAGGATGCAGAGGATGTCCTTAATATATTCCGCTCCGTTGGCAGTGCGATATCTGTCCCGGAGAATCTGATGGATGCCGTCACCGGCCTTTCAGGAAGCGGGCCTGCGTTCATATTTCCGGTGATCGAGGCCATGGCCGACGGAGGCGTCTATGAAGGACTTGACCGTAACAGTGCATTGATACTTGCCGCACAGACCGTGCTTGGAGCTGCAAAAATGATGCTCGAGACCAACACTCACCCCGGACAACTCAAGGATATGGTCACATCTCCCGGCGGGACAACCATAAGAGGCATATACGAACTGGAAGAAAGCGGTATCAGAGCGGCATTCATGAAAGCGGTGATCGCATCCTCCAATCGCTCAAAGGAGCTTGGCAAATAA
- a CDS encoding multiprotein bridging factor aMBF1 has protein sequence MQCEICGADIKGPSSKISIDGSELTVCPRCSQYGKNVEKRAPTPRKVSPVAPVTQRRSSGNRPAGKRFEPMGSELVDDYDHIIREAREKKQLSHEELASRIKEKAALIKKLERGEIVPEEDVRKKLERELDIKLTERSGDDDWSGERLNKGTTLGDIVTIKKK, from the coding sequence ATGCAATGTGAAATATGCGGCGCTGATATTAAAGGGCCTTCTTCCAAGATCAGTATAGACGGTAGTGAACTCACTGTATGCCCAAGATGCTCACAATACGGGAAGAATGTTGAGAAACGTGCACCAACCCCCAGGAAGGTTTCACCTGTTGCACCTGTAACCCAAAGGAGAAGCAGCGGTAACAGGCCCGCAGGCAAGCGCTTTGAGCCAATGGGCAGTGAACTGGTTGATGATTACGACCATATCATCAGAGAAGCCAGGGAAAAGAAGCAGCTAAGCCATGAGGAACTTGCTTCCAGAATAAAGGAAAAGGCTGCATTGATCAAAAAGCTTGAGCGCGGAGAGATCGTTCCGGAAGAAGATGTGCGGAAAAAGCTTGAAAGGGAGCTTGATATCAAACTCACCGAGAGGAGCGGCGACGATGACTGGAGTGGGGAGCGCCTGAACAAGGGCACCACACTTGGAGACATTGTGACGATAAAGAAGAAATAA
- a CDS encoding proteasome-activating nucleotidase → MSETSDSDVNHGRYDFTNVNKAEYGYFGTESEEDFSKYLLDRMRQLESRNNLLKEQCDQIESEKRFVESQKLKYEREVRRLQAEIDRLKTVPLVVATIMDVISNDKVLVRSSTGPQFMVNVSQYIDDKDLAPGAKVALNQQTLAIVEVIPTTEDPAVSAMEVVESQDVDYSNIGGLEEQIQELVESVELPLTKPESFRRIGISPPKGVLLYGDPGTGKTLLAKAVAHRTEATFIRVVGSELIQKYIGDGAKLVRDMFEMARKKSPSIIFIDELDAIASRRLNDTNGADREVQRTLMQLLAEMDGFDNRGDVRIIAATNRLDVLDPAILRPGRFDRIVHVPMPDEEARMSILQIHSRFMSLSEDVDFRKLSHMTEGMSGADLNAITMEAGMLAVRHDKESIGMDDFLESVRKVMSKIEIKPEELPVGMFG, encoded by the coding sequence ATGAGCGAGACCAGCGACAGTGATGTGAATCACGGAAGATATGACTTTACCAATGTGAACAAAGCGGAATACGGTTATTTCGGTACTGAAAGCGAGGAGGATTTTTCTAAATACCTCCTGGACCGTATGAGGCAGCTCGAGTCGCGAAATAACCTCCTCAAGGAGCAGTGCGACCAGATCGAGTCCGAAAAGCGTTTTGTGGAAAGTCAGAAACTCAAATACGAAAGGGAAGTCAGAAGGCTTCAGGCTGAGATAGATCGCCTGAAAACGGTTCCTCTTGTAGTTGCAACCATAATGGACGTGATAAGCAACGATAAGGTCCTTGTGAGAAGTTCCACAGGCCCCCAGTTCATGGTAAACGTGTCCCAGTACATAGATGACAAGGATCTGGCCCCGGGAGCAAAGGTTGCTCTCAACCAGCAGACACTTGCGATAGTGGAAGTCATCCCGACGACAGAGGACCCTGCTGTTTCCGCAATGGAAGTAGTGGAATCACAGGATGTTGACTATAGCAACATAGGAGGCCTTGAAGAACAGATACAGGAACTTGTGGAATCCGTGGAACTGCCGCTTACAAAGCCCGAGTCTTTCAGGCGCATCGGTATCTCTCCTCCCAAGGGAGTGCTGCTTTATGGTGATCCGGGTACCGGCAAGACCCTGCTTGCAAAGGCAGTGGCACACCGCACGGAAGCGACATTTATACGGGTTGTGGGTTCCGAGCTTATCCAGAAGTATATCGGAGACGGTGCAAAACTTGTCCGTGACATGTTCGAGATGGCAAGGAAGAAGTCCCCCAGTATCATCTTCATAGATGAGCTGGATGCTATAGCCTCAAGGCGGCTCAATGACACTAACGGGGCCGATCGTGAGGTTCAGAGAACCCTCATGCAGTTACTTGCCGAAATGGACGGTTTCGACAACAGGGGAGACGTGCGCATAATCGCAGCCACTAACAGGCTGGATGTGCTGGACCCTGCCATCCTGAGACCCGGAAGGTTCGACAGGATAGTGCATGTGCCTATGCCGGATGAAGAAGCAAGGATGAGTATACTCCAGATCCATTCCCGCTTCATGAGCCTGAGCGAGGACGTCGATTTCAGGAAACTGTCACATATGACCGAGGGTATGAGCGGTGCCGACCTCAATGCCATCACCATGGAGGCAGGAATGCTTGCAGTGAGGCATGATAAAGAGTCTATTGGCATGGACGATTTCCTTGAATCGGTCAGAAAGGTGATGTCCAAGATAGAGATCAAACCTGAAGAACTGCCTGTAGGAATGTTCGGGTAA
- a CDS encoding DUF99 family protein, which translates to MNRCFHIKDEIRILGIDDSALTGERILIVGAFFRGGMWLDGVMSSYLTRDGMDATDSIMSMIRSSKHFPQVRIIMLDGVSYGGFNPVDIVRLHEGTGIPVVVLMRKYPDLEMIRKALCHLPQGDERMAIFKRAGEIVEVKTADPLNPVYIQCSGIGFREAARIVRLSSTRSNIPEPLRVAHLIATGIVLGESRGKA; encoded by the coding sequence GTGAACAGGTGTTTCCATATAAAGGATGAGATCCGTATTCTCGGGATAGACGACTCGGCGCTTACAGGAGAGAGGATACTCATCGTAGGGGCGTTCTTCAGGGGAGGTATGTGGCTGGACGGGGTGATGAGCTCTTACCTGACCCGGGATGGCATGGACGCCACTGATAGTATTATGTCCATGATAAGATCCAGCAAGCATTTTCCTCAGGTGCGTATCATCATGCTGGATGGCGTAAGCTATGGGGGCTTCAATCCCGTGGATATCGTCCGGCTGCATGAGGGGACAGGTATACCTGTTGTAGTGCTCATGAGAAAATACCCTGATCTTGAAATGATAAGGAAGGCCCTCTGCCATCTTCCTCAGGGAGATGAAAGGATGGCTATATTCAAAAGGGCGGGGGAGATAGTTGAAGTAAAGACTGCTGACCCGCTGAACCCGGTCTATATCCAGTGTTCAGGCATTGGTTTCAGGGAAGCTGCAAGAATAGTTAGGCTCAGTTCCACAAGGAGCAACATACCCGAGCCCCTGCGTGTGGCCCATCTCATTGCAACCGGGATAGTACTGGGTGAATCCAGGGGGAAAGCATGA
- the glmM gene encoding phosphoglucosamine mutase: MAFFGTNGVRGIANEYITPQLVMDVARSVGTYMESKGIVAIGRDTRASGDMLMSAAIAGALSTGLTVIDIGIVPTPSIQYYVRNFADAGIVITASHNPREYNGVKLIAKDGTELSREAEAEVEKIYFSKEFATAGWERTGDLRKDLHANDYYIRGIVNSVDSARIREKRFKVVVDTGCGAGSATLPFLLKELGCEILTLNAQVDGTFPWRNPEPTPDALTEIIDLVKRTGSVMGVAQDGDADRAVFIDEEGNFIPEDVLLAMMAKYVLERKKGPVVTPVSSSSRMVDIAREAGVELVWTAVGSIHVARKMMDIGAVFGGEGNGGLIFPEHQYCRDGGMACAKFLEIIASGQKLSGLSASVPVYHNSKTKIRCQNLDLTMHKVKEDIFLGCQKADTIDGVKVWHDDGWVLIRPSGTEPIIRVFAEAKSKLRADELMAEGVMLVERCI; the protein is encoded by the coding sequence ATGGCTTTTTTTGGAACAAACGGCGTAAGGGGAATTGCTAACGAATATATTACTCCTCAACTTGTGATGGATGTTGCCAGGAGTGTTGGCACATACATGGAATCAAAGGGAATTGTGGCCATAGGCAGGGATACAAGAGCATCAGGAGATATGCTCATGTCAGCAGCAATAGCCGGGGCCCTGTCAACAGGACTTACAGTGATCGATATCGGTATCGTTCCAACGCCGTCAATCCAGTATTATGTAAGGAACTTCGCCGACGCAGGCATAGTGATAACAGCCTCGCACAATCCCCGTGAGTACAACGGAGTAAAGCTGATAGCAAAGGACGGTACTGAACTGTCAAGGGAAGCCGAGGCAGAGGTCGAGAAGATATACTTCTCAAAGGAGTTCGCTACAGCTGGCTGGGAAAGGACCGGGGATCTGAGAAAGGACCTGCATGCGAACGATTATTATATCAGGGGTATTGTTAACTCCGTGGATTCAGCCAGGATCAGGGAGAAGCGATTCAAGGTCGTTGTTGATACCGGCTGCGGAGCAGGTTCAGCCACGCTGCCTTTCCTGCTGAAGGAACTGGGCTGCGAGATACTGACCCTGAATGCACAGGTGGACGGCACATTCCCCTGGAGGAACCCGGAGCCTACCCCTGATGCACTTACGGAGATAATAGACCTTGTCAAGAGGACAGGCTCCGTGATGGGTGTGGCCCAGGACGGTGACGCGGACAGGGCGGTTTTCATTGACGAGGAGGGCAATTTCATCCCCGAGGATGTACTGCTTGCTATGATGGCAAAGTATGTACTGGAGAGAAAAAAAGGGCCTGTCGTCACACCTGTCAGTTCGTCATCCAGGATGGTGGATATTGCCAGGGAGGCAGGGGTCGAACTTGTGTGGACTGCAGTGGGATCGATACATGTAGCAAGGAAAATGATGGACATTGGAGCTGTCTTCGGGGGTGAGGGCAACGGAGGACTTATCTTCCCGGAGCATCAGTACTGCCGTGACGGGGGCATGGCATGCGCCAAGTTCCTGGAGATAATAGCCAGCGGCCAGAAGCTGTCCGGGCTTTCCGCCAGCGTCCCTGTGTACCATAATTCAAAAACGAAGATAAGATGCCAGAACCTGGATCTGACCATGCACAAAGTGAAGGAGGACATTTTCCTCGGATGCCAGAAAGCTGATACAATTGACGGCGTCAAAGTCTGGCACGATGATGGCTGGGTACTCATAAGGCCCTCCGGCACTGAGCCGATCATACGTGTCTTCGCGGAGGCAAAATCCAAACTGAGAGCTGATGAACTCATGGCTGAGGGAGTCATGCTTGTTGAGAGATGCATTTAA
- the larE gene encoding ATP-dependent sacrificial sulfur transferase LarE, which translates to MYDARTDQLKRAIMDKGSAVVAFSGGVDSSTLAYLAHAALGNRAVAVTVKLLSFPQRELDNARQVAEEIGIRHRILEFNELNVPLITENTPERCYFCKKEILKMLAAVKDELGFNVIMEGSTASDTNAYRPGRKALSEAGDLVYSPFLEQGVTKEEVRGIARHAGLSVAEKPASPCLASRFPYGNALTKDSIRRVEEAENFLLDMGFTDLRVRDHQGMARIELYPFDFRELLLHREKILSYFKKIGFDYVTLDIEGFRSGSMDEVLWNRM; encoded by the coding sequence ATGTACGATGCAAGGACCGACCAGCTGAAAAGAGCAATAATGGACAAGGGTAGTGCCGTTGTGGCTTTTTCAGGTGGTGTCGACAGCTCAACCCTGGCCTATCTTGCTCATGCCGCTCTGGGAAACCGGGCTGTTGCAGTCACAGTAAAGCTGCTCTCCTTTCCGCAAAGGGAGCTCGATAATGCAAGACAGGTAGCCGAAGAGATTGGCATTCGGCACAGGATATTGGAATTCAATGAGCTTAATGTTCCTCTGATAACAGAGAACACTCCTGAAAGATGCTATTTCTGCAAGAAGGAGATACTGAAAATGCTTGCTGCCGTAAAGGATGAGCTTGGCTTTAATGTCATCATGGAAGGTAGTACTGCATCCGACACAAATGCCTACAGGCCTGGCAGAAAAGCACTTTCTGAAGCAGGTGATCTGGTTTATTCTCCATTCCTCGAACAGGGAGTGACAAAAGAGGAAGTTCGTGGAATAGCCCGTCATGCAGGTCTTTCGGTGGCTGAAAAACCTGCCTCCCCCTGCCTGGCATCAAGATTCCCCTACGGGAACGCGCTGACAAAGGACTCTATAAGGCGTGTGGAGGAGGCTGAGAATTTCCTGCTGGACATGGGCTTTACTGACCTGAGAGTAAGGGACCACCAAGGGATGGCCAGGATAGAGCTATATCCCTTCGACTTCCGTGAGCTTCTGCTGCACAGGGAGAAGATACTTTCCTACTTTAAGAAGATCGGGTTTGACTATGTGACTCTTGACATTGAGGGCTTCCGCAGCGGCAGCATGGATGAGGTACTTTGGAACCGGATGTAA
- a CDS encoding GNAT family N-acetyltransferase, producing MEPDVRIREALPEDRDSIQVLMSTYFLDIEGVKIEDFAVALTGTKIVGAGAIVNGRFPEVHSIAVHPNYRGKGIGSSLVRYLLIRIKGRSDVVSCVYARTTSPRFFEKLGFMEIEPTAKARLWEDCAGCDRLNTCRQSVMCLKLG from the coding sequence TTGGAACCGGATGTAAGGATACGTGAAGCTCTGCCGGAAGACAGGGACTCTATCCAGGTTCTGATGTCCACGTATTTCCTTGATATCGAGGGAGTGAAAATCGAAGACTTCGCTGTTGCGCTCACTGGTACGAAAATAGTAGGTGCCGGTGCAATTGTGAACGGCCGCTTCCCGGAGGTCCATTCCATAGCCGTGCACCCGAACTACCGCGGAAAAGGCATAGGCTCGTCACTGGTCCGCTATCTCCTGATAAGGATAAAAGGCAGGAGTGATGTTGTATCCTGCGTTTATGCAAGGACCACTTCTCCCAGGTTCTTCGAGAAGCTTGGGTTCATGGAAATAGAACCGACAGCAAAGGCCCGGCTCTGGGAAGATTGCGCAGGATGCGACAGGTTAAATACATGCAGGCAATCTGTCATGTGTCTCAAACTGGGTTAA